In the genome of Candidatus Schekmanbacteria bacterium, the window AAGACCCTGAAAAGATAAAAAGGGAAAAACCGGAGCTCTATGCGAAGATTGAAAAAAGAACAAGCATAACATTGAAAGGAACATTTTGAGGATAAAAGGAAATGGCGCCAACTATAGATAAAGAAAAATGTATTGCCTGTGGATGCTGTATTGACGCATGCACACAAGGTGCGTTGGAGTTGCAAGACGATTCAAACGCAGTGGTCGATGAAGATACCTGTATAGACTGTTATGCCTGCGTTGATATGTGTCCAGTGAGCGCAATAAGCCAATAGAATTATTTGGAAGTATTCTCTAAGCAGGTTGGGAGGGTAGAAAATAAAAAGGGAAAGTAAGAAAACAATTTCAATCACCTCCCTTTTCTCAAGTGAATATTTCAATCTTTCCCCTTTTAATAAACTAAATCTGCACCTGCTTTTTTTTATAATTTTCTTATCACAAATGTTTTATGGTCTATGATATCGCCATAATAGGAGGAGGTCCTGCAGGCCTTGTGGCAGGAATGGAAAGTGCTTCCAAAGGTGCAAAGGCAATCATTATTGAAAAAAGGAAGAATATAGAAAAGATTACACGCTGCTGCTGTATGCATCTTATTTTAGATGAAGGATATATGGGAGAAAGCGTCAGATATGAAAATGATTCCTTCATCTTCCCTAAAAATGGTTTTTCAGTGCCTTATAAAGGAATAATCAAGCCTGTCTATGATAAATTTTATGTTTCCCCTTCAGGATATAAGTTGAGATTTCGCTATCCTGAAAAAGACAAGCCCATAGTATTGAAGTTTGATAAAGGGGCTCTTCTCAAAGGATTATGGAAAGAATGTGAAAAAGTAGGTGTTGAGATGAGAAATGAAACAGTTGCCTATGCAGCTGAAGACAAAGGCAATGAAGTAGAGATAAAAACAGTCTCACGAAAGAGAAAAGATAGTATCAGGTCAAAAAAGATAATCATTGCCGACGGAGTAAATTCCATTATTGCAGAGAGCCTTGGAATGAATACAGAAAGGCAGTTTCTAACTACGGCATATTCTATGATTTATGAGATGGAAGGTGTAAAGAAATATGTTGAGGCATCATGGATAGGGCATTTTGGAAGAAAATATTTTTCCAATGCGCCAGTATTTATGGGAATAGGGCTTAGAGATGGTATTACCGAAGTGGTTTGTGATGCACGGTGTTTGAATGATTTTTTGACTAAAAGCCCCTTAGCGTATCTTTTTGAGAATGCCATGATAGAGAAGAAAACGGGTTGTTCAATAAAAGTCAGAACGCCAATGAAGAAACCTTTCAAAGGGAATGCAATCGCTGCCGGTGATTCAGCGGCTTATGTGGAAGTGGAAACACAGGGGGCGATGATGTGCGGTTATAAGGCGGCAAAAGCAGTTTTGGAAGAGCTCGATGGCAAAAATGGTTTTGATGAATATAAAAGGTGGTGGCTCAAAGAGTTTGAGTTCAATAGTGACAAGTTTTTTCGTGTAGCTCAAGGATATGCACTGATTCCCACTTATACTGACGATGAAATAGATTATCTTTTTTCTCTTGTTCAGGACAGGGTTTTCCCCGGTACTTTCAGCCAGTATAAAACGCCCGAATTGATTTGGTCGGCTTTTTTAGAATATAAGGATAAAATACGAGAAGAGCGGCCTGAACTTTTTGAAAAGATAAAAAATCTCGACAAAATGAGTCTCAAAGATTCCTTTTGAAAATATGAGGAGTAATGATTATGAAATTTTATCTCAATGCCCTTTTTAAAGAAATAGAAAACTCCATTACCCTTGAAGAGATTTTTCCATTTGCGGATTTGACCGACTTCGAGGCAAAGGGGAAAAACGGAGAAGTCGTTATCAAAGGTGGAGTAAAACACTTTAAAGCTGAAAAGATTGTAAAGATCGCTTACGGCAACTATACTATGACTGGTGTTGAAATAAACGGCCTGAGCATAATTCCGCAAGACAATTATGACCTCCCAATATTTGCTTGTAATTTAAGTCATACGCCAAAAGGTATCAATATGGATGTGGATTTTTATGGCGTAAAGGATCCGGTTGTAAATTATGATTATCTTGAAAAATATTTTAATCCACTGAAAGAGACATATGATGAGTTTTTGTCTATGAATAATGTTGAAAGGCTTGAATCTGATTTTTTCTGGTCAAGGACGATGCGTTCTCCTTATTGGATTAAAGGGCTTTGTCCTGCAGACAAATCAGAAGAATTCATAAACTTGAGTTTCAAACGTCTTAAACTGTGGCTTGAAATGTATAAAAAGGCAGAACCCATTGATGATGACGATGAAATCACATTGATTAAAAGAAGAAAGGAGATGATAAGAAAGATAACAGCAGAAGGTGACCCTGGTAAAGCACGTTATTTCGATAAAATTCTCGAAGACAAAAATATCATTCAAAGAATAACTGACGCAATGATTTGAGGGAGGATATTATGGACAAAGTTTCAGGAGTCGATTTTAAATCAACCAATCTCGATATTATTCTTGCTATTGCAATTACGGGTGGACTCCCTTTTCTCTGCAAGGCACTTTACGACCTAACGGGGGCGCTCTTGCCGATTCTTGTCTATTATGGCTTTTGCTGGGGTATTGCTTTTTGGAGGAAGGGGACAGCAGATTATTATTGGCCTGAAAAGATGATTACACCACTTTTCGTGATTTTATTTGTTTTAATGATGATACTGATTGCATCTGCTGCATTTGTAACTCCAATTGCTGAAGGATACGAAAGGTCTTTTAGTTTTTTTATGGGATTTGCTTTTACTCTCGTCGTTTGGTGCACTATCAATGCATTTAGCGAACAGCTTTTATGGATTTATATATATGATGCTTTTGCAAACCGTTTTGAAAGCAAAGGATTGAAGATATTGGGACATGCTCTTGGCTTGATTTTCTTTTGGGGTTTCATTGGGCTTATCCATGTAATTTTCTGGACCAAATTTCTTTTAGGAATGGAGCCCGTTTCTCCTTATTTTGCAATATTTATGTTTCTCCAATACCCAATTACCATTGGTTATTTGATTATTTATAGAAAAGGCAGAAGTATGTGGCCCATTGCAATTCTTCATTTCCTGCAGGATATAGGCGGAGTTATTGCGGCTAAATATTCGATTCTTCCTTACCTCTTTAAATAGGAGATTTAATATGCAAGCCCCTGATGTTTCATTGGGAGTAGCGCTTTATGATTATTTACCAAATATAGTTTTCGTTATTGGCATTTATTTTGTAATTTCAAGCATCAGAAGAGATATCAACAAATTCCATTATGTGCTTATTTTGATTGCATCTGTTTTTGTTTTTCTCGCTGGAATGTCTAAAGCTACTTGGAAGCTGATTATTGCGATGGCAGATACAGACATAAGAATTTTGGGTGATATACAATTTCCTCTAATGGGCATAGGTTTTTTCATCATCTTTTATGTTTTATTGATGGTGCTCTTGAAAAAGGGAGGAGGGGAAAGCTCATTAAACGCCATTGGCATTGCATCTTCTAAAAAAATCTTTCTTCCTATGATGATTCTCGGAGGTTTAGGCACCACGATTTGTCTTATTCTTCTATCATTGAGAAGAAAAGCTACAGCCGCTGTGATATTCTTTGCCCTTGATGTCCTTATGACAACAAGTATGGGCTATGTAGGGAGTAAATTCAATTTGACATCGAATTACGCGGTATTTCTTGAGCAAACCCTCAATGTTTCATCAAGGATAATATGGGCTATCGGCTGTTATTTTCTTTGGAAGAAAAGTAAACCAATAAATGCTTCTACATCATAGCTTCTGCTAATCGTTCTGTAAGTTCATTGCCAAATACTTTTTGGATAATCGTTTTATCCGGTTCTTTTTCGCGAAGTACCTCGATCATACATTTTTTCCTGTATTCAATTGCTTTTGCCATTTCCTCGGATACCGGTTTTTCGTTCTGATACATTTGAATCCAAACTTCAAGATATGCATTGATCAAATTGTGCACTTTATCTTCTTTTTCTTTTGCCGCAGGAGACATAAAGAAGTAGGGTGAAGTCCTTGCTCTCATCCAGGCAAAATCAGAGGGCTTCCATTGGAAGTCTTCAGATTTTCTTGCTTCCATATATACACCATTCAACTGCTCATAATATTTATCGATAAAATCTTGATGCTCAACGAGGTCCACAGCAGGATAAAGGTCAACATCGAACTGAATTTTATCAGGCATTTCCATATAGTTTATTGCAAATGTAGAAATGTTGTAATTTGTTTCCGGTTTGATGCCTACATTGAAATAGGTCATTCCGGGTGCAACGCTGATTTCTGCAATGGAAAATTTTTTAATTTTTTCGCCTTTGTAGGCACGGAATATGCCAGCATCTCTTCCATCCAATGCTTTAAAGGTTTCAATGTCTTTAAACTCGTCAATGGGCTCGAGATTGACTACTTCTGATATCCGTTTAAAGATTTTTTCACTTATTTTTTCTGACATAATATAACTCCTCGTTAAAAGATTTATAATTACAGCATCCTTATACATTAAAAAGGTTTGGATTAACAGAAAAATTCTTACGATTCTCTTATGAACCAAAGAAAAACTGAGAGTAGATTTGCAAATCCTGCAAGAAAAGAGGTTAAGGTTATGCCAAGAATTGGAAGAAGAATTATCCCTGTAACCATTGCGCCTGCAAATGCACCGCAGTGGTCAAGAGCATCCACATATCCGGAGGATTTTTCAACTGAATGACCCGAAAAAATCAACATCCTGCCTCCAAGAGGAAATTGTATGCCTGTTAACAAACCAAAGAGGAAAATAATTATTGAAAAGAGTATCTCGTATTTCAAAGGAGAAAATGCAGCGTTCTTTGAAATCACTTTTAAACAATAAGGCATCGAGATAAAAGCCGCTGCCATAAGACATTGATTGAAGATTATGCCTCTTTGTGTCTTTCCTTCTTCTTTGGAAAAGAGAGATGAAGCGAAACCTCCTATTGTTAATCCCCCCATAAATATTGCTATCAAAAGCCCCACCATACTGTATATATAGCCAAAAATATTTTGAAATGAGAAAAGAAGAATTAAACTTGATGCCATACCGCAAAAACCTGTAGTGAAAATTGTCTGAAGGGCTTTAGGAGTTTTGTCAGCAAATTTTAAGATTATTGCACAGATAACTGTAAAGAAAAGGAGGACTGTTATGAAATATGAAATTTTGGGAAGTGATATTAGAAATAATGCAGCAGATGCAAAAAAACCCTGACTCCTTTCAGTTGAAAACCTGTCCCACAATATTAGATTGTAAAAATAAGATATTGGATGAAAATCAGTATTTTTAGGGATTTCTTTGATGGATGAGAGTTTTTCGTTTATGAATTTTAATCTTTCTTTTGGAAGAAGAAGGCGAAAATGAAACCTTGTGAAATAGGGGTCAGAAATATTGCTCAAAAGAAAACGTTTTTCGAGGGTTGGGATATCGGTTGTCGGAGAATCTTTACTG includes:
- a CDS encoding 4Fe-4S dicluster domain-containing protein → MAPTIDKEKCIACGCCIDACTQGALELQDDSNAVVDEDTCIDCYACVDMCPVSAISQ
- a CDS encoding NAD(P)/FAD-dependent oxidoreductase, translating into MVYDIAIIGGGPAGLVAGMESASKGAKAIIIEKRKNIEKITRCCCMHLILDEGYMGESVRYENDSFIFPKNGFSVPYKGIIKPVYDKFYVSPSGYKLRFRYPEKDKPIVLKFDKGALLKGLWKECEKVGVEMRNETVAYAAEDKGNEVEIKTVSRKRKDSIRSKKIIIADGVNSIIAESLGMNTERQFLTTAYSMIYEMEGVKKYVEASWIGHFGRKYFSNAPVFMGIGLRDGITEVVCDARCLNDFLTKSPLAYLFENAMIEKKTGCSIKVRTPMKKPFKGNAIAAGDSAAYVEVETQGAMMCGYKAAKAVLEELDGKNGFDEYKRWWLKEFEFNSDKFFRVAQGYALIPTYTDDEIDYLFSLVQDRVFPGTFSQYKTPELIWSAFLEYKDKIREERPELFEKIKNLDKMSLKDSF